The Desulfonatronum lacustre DSM 10312 region AATCATTCCCTTGGCGTTCTCGGCGGCTTCAGCGACCGTTGCGCTGGTCAAACAAAAAAAAGGCCCGACCCTGAATATCAAGGTCGGGCCGTCATGCGTGGTCTGCCGATTCTGACGTCAATGCACTTGAGCGGTTCAGTGCATCCGACTCCTCGGCGAAGCTGCTTGCACCAGCTTGCCCCGCTCGATCCATCGGGCGCTCTCCCGCTCCAGGATTTCGGCGGAAGCAACGCTGCTGAGTTCCTCACTCAAGGCGGGGGATAATTCGCCCGCGGCCATCAATGCGTGATACCGGGCACAGCAAACGCGCAGAAAAGACGTGAAATTGCCGAGGTCGTGGTCGGCGTCGATCGACTCGAAGTAGAGTCTGGTGATCAGCTGATTCACCGTCATCCGATCGCGGGTGGCGATCTCTTCCAGGGTTGACCAGAAGAAGTTTTCAATGCGGATACTGGTGGAAACGCCGTCGATCCGCAGAGACTTGGTTTGGCTTTTCCAAAGATCGCTGTTGGCATTGATGAACAGTTGGCACATGAAAAAACCTCCCCCTTTTAGAAAGAATCAACCATCCAGCAGGGCCATGAACTGGGCCATCCAGGCGGGATTGGCCGGCCAGGCCGGGGCAGTCACCAGATTGCCATCGGTGATCGCCTCCGTCATCTCCAGGGGAGCGTATTTTCCGCCCGCCACTTTTACTTCCGGTTCGCAAGCGGGGTAAGCGGAACAGGTCCGGCCGTTGAGCACACCTGCCGCTACCAGCAGTTGCGCACCGTGACAAATGGCAGCCACCGGCTTATCGGCT contains the following coding sequences:
- a CDS encoding ribbon-helix-helix domain-containing protein produces the protein MCQLFINANSDLWKSQTKSLRIDGVSTSIRIENFFWSTLEEIATRDRMTVNQLITRLYFESIDADHDLGNFTSFLRVCCARYHALMAAGELSPALSEELSSVASAEILERESARWIERGKLVQAASPRSRMH